agaattttaaaggttctggcttgtcgatcatagccagacattaaaaaggtgatttcattcatcgtttcgattggccagcatagcaatagactagcaggctgtggcacattgttacaaactgctgtcttattttgcttgcatcctgCCACAGTTGTTTTCACGCATATATGTTATATAATGTTCGTACCCCTTTGCTGTGTAAGGAGATGCTAATAAGCATTCCTGAAGTGAGGTATGCAAACCTTTAAAATGTATGAAATCATGTTATTTGGCTGTTTTTCAGATTCTCCATTTGGCTGAAATATGCCAATAGGCTTGAACTCCTGGAGACACCAAGGGAAAAGGTCTACAAAACATACAGGCTCTGCTCAAAGCACTTCACGAGGGATTGCTTCACTAGTGATGCCTGCACAAGGCTCACGCATGAAGCAGTCCCTTCCGTGAAGGTGCATGAGCCTCGTCTGAGAGCCTTGGTGCACCCGGGTAAGCAAAATTCCTCTCCCAGTAAATTCTTCCCAAGCTTGATCCCTCAGTGTATCCTGTGGCTTTTTTGTTGCAGATTTCTATGAAGGAGGTGCGGCACAAGGTGAGGGCACTATTTTCAGAAAAACCCATCCTGTAAATGTAAGACCAAAGGGAACAATTGCATTCATAGAGGCTAACTGCAAACATCACTTCCCGGGCACAAAACTTTCCTGCTTCAATGTCATGTGGCCATTGTTTCAGTTGCATCAGACTGCAGTTGTGTACCATGTTGTAGCTTAAATTTCTCTTAACCATATTAACAATCAGATGCTGGATAGTGCACTCCAGCAGCagtgaggaaaataatttttacaactctatgtttagtattcttgtcattattacttactgttcgctgcggtgaatagagggcagactgcgcgaattcactccaaaatagcacacagggtcaagaaagaacacacacacgcacaaactgccagcagcttattgtgacacacgaggcggtaattatacatgaagtggccgcatattgtgcaagcatggagggtaaacattttaccggtttctaaggtaaaaatggttctttgaggagcaacccgccaggatatttagcgatgcacatgtcacttaggctatctgatttcttcctgaatgatttcgggaataagtttgcaagcattaatagtggtgacattgcacgcttcatagataggtttgcagtttgatttgtatttcctacaatgcacatcaagtgaatttatggcctcgtggttcacagtaaagtgttcgtttgtgtgttttcattcttcttcctgtgtgctgctgtgctattttgtatgtcgcggtatattgatcgcacaaatttttcctttttaatcgtaactgcctacaaactcacaaaaacgatttaagcccaatttaagatcacactaactcccagcaagagaaaccgttccaaatagaacatcaaggccatactgtgcactgagcagaaggtgctgctatgcagagcttgattggctatctttttttccttgttcgcataggcattgaatccgcttcaccactacagtccactgctgcaccagtggaagtcatgcttggtcacggtaagtcttcctgcaatcttgcataggaaaacattcctaatgtctcactacaccagttggtttgttttccttgggagtaactaagtggtacctatatttcagactacttgccgttgccatcaacacttgggctaggcacaattgctggtgcagattctgctgtccatgacacaggtaggtgcactaagtcaggatctgttttacattacagcttgaaatgaagaacttttcatttggttcaggctaaccctgtaatgcagtattacttatgctgagggctctgtcatagcacaaaaaaataaacatatgtaATTACTTTGCTGGCTGATTTCTTTAGATTGGGAGTGTCTAAGCGGTCGTTTAATTGCAGACGACCCACACTCTTCACGTGCCCCGCAGCTCACTGATGTGCAGACTACGCCCCCTCCCCCAGCTGACGAAGAAGGTAGGTGCAATGCACTAATAGTGCAGTGATAATCTAtgaaaattcaacaatagactgcagcactattgctgcagatttgcacgtaataaattaaccctctgcaatagcagcagtgtgcaattatgtcgtggtgtgcaataattaggtgcacgtcggcacatcttactgtaccactacttcggatgccagacatttgtttcagaagagaagaaacaagtgttaactttatgctcaccaactagtatttcatatatttttctgtgtgcatatgtatgaatgcattgtttacgtggtggacccctgtgttatctgtacagaattatatttacaggtaATTTTTCATTCAGCTCAATGAAAACATTGGATAGCCTTCTCAGGTACTTGTTCTTAAAATTGCTTCACTAGCCTGTTGCTTACCATTCACATACACGCTGCGTAGCCAGGCTAAAAATGTGCACCTGAGAATTAAAATACTTGGTTGAAGCCTCCCacagtgtgtttatttatttgacaggtgctgcccaaagcacacccatcagagtgattgcatcagcatcatgggactcacctgattatggtaagtactcaagaaaacattagaatttattgcaaactacaaccttccacttcaatgaaaaagtatgcatcggtaaccttgatatattcatgatgggtatcggcaggcccgtaacagcgtgtaggtatcgctttactgcacataaatatttctggttttttccatttgcttaactcaagcttgtcatgaaaaattgctctgaatattaagcaggcaaaacacatggataacaatgagatccattaactattaccctgtctgtattacgagcaactagtttccatttaagcgaggcgtaaagttggtcgccagaaaaaactgtccctatcagcgaggatcatattaacggggcacgactgtattcatcatttcacacaaaaacattgccctgcaagtttggcaacctgtagccctgtgactgcaccctaatcttgattttgtgagggatgtagatgtaggtctcgctctgaggcaaacataaatatgctttttttatatattttttgcagctgaagctggtcctagtggcctcagcggtgccaaagagagtgtcagacagccagtgatgacaccagcatcaggaacgcccaagagtcggcggaggaagggcgcagttgtgtacacccctcgcaccaaaaagcgcttcgagaagttgcattctcgaagcgacaggtaccgaaaggcactgagtcggattaggaaaaggcacgacacaaggcgagtaacgcagcaggaggctctcaacaagcttgaaccgcatttgccacaagacctttttgaattggttaaagctcaaatcaggctctgctcatttccgaaatccaaaaagcactggtcaaaacaaattaaacaattcgctctcaatttgttctttcactctccaaaagcttatcgcttcctcagagaaaagctccatttgccacatgtgaggacgctaaggcgctggctggcagacatcccaatgacacctggtatcattccaggtgccatggatgcaatagaatcaattacaaaagattggccactacaagacaaagcatgctgtcttttattcgatgaaatatccttgaaaaaaaatttgatgtatgatcaatcaaaagatattgtaattggcttcacagatgatgggaatactaggacttctcgtgtggcaaacatagcccttgttatggcggtgtctggcatatcaagaagttggatgcagccagtagcctttgcagcgtcccacaatgcaacttcagttcttgcaatgcgcaagctgctattagatttaattcagcagcttcaaaccaaaggtcttctggtgaaagcggtcatttgtgatcaagggtcgaacaatgtgagtctgtcaagaatgctcatccattctatccatgaaccatattttgttgtcaacaaccgcaaaatatacttcatgtttgacaccccacacctaatcaaatgcacaagaaataatttgcgacgacataagctcaccattggctctgaggttgttgactggacacacatcgaaaccctttacaaaaaaactcgtcacattgatcgggcctccaaaacaccagttgagcatctcaaaagcagattggcaaaaaaactaaaagagcaacacatctacaggatgccctttgctgacatgagagtgaagtacgccacacaagtgttcagcgaatccgtatctgtggcactcctcactctcattgccattcaagagcttcctgttgatgcaaaatttacagcagagttcacggaaaggatggataagctttttgactgcctgaacagttcggccctgaaaaagcaggacgacaagttgcggtacgcaatgacagaaggctcggaacatcatgtcttccttgagtcgtgcatagattggatcgcccaatggcattttggtggtcctctggacaagcaaccacacaccatcaaaggttggcagattacaatcaaagccttacttctgctgtggacagatctaaaggcagatttcgattacactcatcttttcactcgtcggttgcagcaggatccgttggaaaatttttttgcaatagttcgtcaaaaacatggctgcaatgagacacctaatgtgtaccaattcgtggctgctgtaaaacatatttggattggccaacttttcaaactttcgcaaggaaactgcgaagtgacaacacatgcgttcctcaccaacttggagagtgtttctgcagtattgtcaccaagcagcactccaagcacaagccacagcaggcagcaaggctcaggttcatctgacttgcaggcgtcttcacaagatgcccctgacatagtatacgaaaatgttgtgtaccatgtcgctggcactcttgtgaagagctttcttgaccagagaaccacagaatgcacatgtgagggaacactccttgcagcagacggtggctctctccatggacgacaccaattctttgcactactcaaggagaatggtgttcccgagcaccttttccagtcaattgccgcaacttctgaggcatgtctaaattatataaagaaattggattcggccttcagaaaagaaatctcttgctgtgctcatttgtccaatgtgtccaggaatcttgttgagaggatgcctaaccagcaagctgttttctgttcattaggctgcaaaattaaattccttaaattattctgccgcacaaggctgcattggcacctttcctttttaaacaggagcatgacgtcaaaaacaaaacagagtgctcccgccagaaagaggcgcaaattagccagctaaattcatgaggcactgtgttaggatattattgtatttggatttttaatgctgcctacttactacacatgtgctctctctttaactttttgttgtactatttattttttatgtatataagtatttatgtacctgtttatccgtaattctgctccgattgcacatatactgtactgactgcttttgctcctgctgcgtTACTTCTTTTACAAAGTACAAGTTTGCCTTCTAGAAGCCTTGTGTGCCTTGTTAGTATGAGCATTGCTATGACCATTGGTTCTCAAATTAATATTGCTGAATGCTAACCACTTACAAGAGGTGCTAGGGAAACCGTTTTGTtttggcttctctttcttcctgcgtGACAAGTATACAGGCTCAGTGCCCTTCAAGGAATGCCAGAATTCAGTTAATGACTGGCTGTATGCTAACCATAGTTCTTATGATCAGTAACAGTGCCATTTGTGCAAAAAGTAAATTTGTGAAGCACACCATAATGTTGAAGCATACATCGATTCAGGTGCTCGCAAAAACCAAAAAGTGCTCTGCGGAACCCAGGAGTTCTTGTGGTATATAACTTGTCAACCTCTGGTCATGGCTTGCCCTCTGTTATGCTGCTGGGAAAATTGGTGATAGCTACAGTTCATTTCATACATAAGGTACAACACAGTGAAATGTACGAAAGTAATCAGCAAGGAAAAATGAAGGGAGGTATGTTATtccgtgcttgttttgtggccgagtggtctgaggattgacaaagcaacagcgtgtcgtcagcaataacagtgcatttaatcaagctcatgacaaatgcgtcatgtagtaagcctgtaggcaaagcattcaccatgtttcgctcaccacaaggaacgcactactttttggtcatggatgcaggcagcgcaaacaagagcgctagctttgacagcattgcacctgatgtatgaaacagagagcagaacccacaggcagcaaacgcggactggctcaggtgctcggctctgtaacatttaagaggggtgtacgcataagatgaaaaatgtttgacatgtttgctggtgtccaatacaagcgtgctcgaaatatgctgcggtgctatttgtagttgctttttttttccttctggaagttgtagcgtttggggtttcaccttttggagcaacacatgggtcatgaggggcacaatagcagcggccggcgcattacgctgaactgtgtggcgtccataagcgtttgcagatactgtacagtacacggaccacttgcAATTTACCATTCAGTAATATAATAACTGGACATTGTGGTAGATGCAGTATAACGCCACATAGAGAAACATTACTGGCCTGTTACGAGCCCTGTGCGTTTTCATTTCTCAGATGAGTTATTTATACGCACGCATATTTTGTTACACCCCAATGTGTCATCGCAAGCTGAATTAATGACCTCCAATTACTGTTCGTCACCAGCCACGGCcacaactgttcagagaattttcataaagtcgcttctccacacaattctcggcctgccctggttgcatcttcctccccttggtatctacaaaacaaagaaaccaaaatagggcatggcagacgagctgtgtcctaaagcatgcaagcctgtaactcatctgccaagagctaaacgtgcccaaggttacctaagttcttttcatggcatctgtttactaagttatagcactgcagcatattatgttgtccttagtctgatgcaacgagtgaaaggctgaaacttttcgctgcccttctctgtatgtgtgtatgcatagccacagacagatacatttcaatacatctcggatgttgtacttcactgctgttcatctgaacctgcacaaaagcatatgctacatgaatgtagcacatgcttatatgtaccggacctaccttgatagtaccttacctctttgtaccctgtatatattctctgtgcactcgctcatgtgttctaggtttccataatggaatttattaattttgatttttagaacgattgtcactgatattgcaatgcccaagatgcctaaaatcacttttgtacatcgattgtcactactgatgtttcctttaataaactgttctttggagaaaactatttacgtttttggtactcgagcgagcgccctaagcagctgctaatcagccgcgctggccgcgccgctcgccaccatgcaccgtgctgcctcaacagacacatcgaaatgcaaaagcgggtaagcagatgtcgtaagtacttaggaaatcaagcgggaatgcagcgcgggagcagcaagtcaccagtatttacgaagcttgcatcgagctagcggccgccagcaccacgaacgcgcgagcaaccgcccgcaaccagccgaataaacaaacgccgccatattggatttttctggattggcttggctgagcttgtttcaaaaagttttgagcaatttatgcctttaccgccaactcccaggcaccgccaccgtcgcatttcaaaatcgtccccattggctctacgggaatgtcacacccttgccggcgcctttgtgtttcacttc
This region of Amblyomma americanum isolate KBUSLIRL-KWMA chromosome 5, ASM5285725v1, whole genome shotgun sequence genomic DNA includes:
- the LOC144133382 gene encoding uncharacterized protein LOC144133382 isoform X1 codes for the protein MTQRVCAASAAAGNAAAQWQQTTATGASIAKLRERLPTRRAHWTSVITVLSVMSHMYCCAKWCSTSGKSGEHLFRLPSDHRFSIWLKYANRLELLETPREKVYKTYRLCSKHFTRDCFTSDACTRLTHEAVPSVKVHEPRLRALVHPDFYEGGAAQGIESASPLQSTAAPVEVMLGHDYLPLPSTLGLGTIAGADSAVHDTDDPHSSRAPQLTDVQTTPPPPADEEGAAQSTPIRVIASASWDSPDYAEAGPSGLSGAKESVRQPVMTPASGTPKSRRRKGAVVYTPRTKKRFEKLHSRSDRYRKALSRIRKRHDTRRVTQQEALNKLEPHLPQDLFELVKAQIRLCSFPKSKKHWSKQIKQFALNLFFHSPKAYRFLREKLHLPHVRTLRRWLADIPMTPGIIPGAMDAIESITKDWPLQDKACCLLFDEISLKKNLMYDQSKDIVIGFTDDGNTRTSRVANIALVMAVSGISRSWMQPVAFAASHNATSVLAMRKLLLDLIQQLQTKGLLVKAVICDQGSNNVSLSRMLIHSIHEPYFVVNNRKIYFMFDTPHLIKCTRNNLRRHKLTIGSEVVDWTHIETLYKKTRHIDRASKTPVEHLKSRLAKKLKEQHIYRMPFADMRVKYATQVFSESVSVALLTLIAIQELPVDAKFTAEFTERMDKLFDCLNSSALKKQDDKLRYAMTEGSEHHVFLESCIDWIAQWHFGGPLDKQPHTIKGWQITIKALLLLWTDLKADFDYTHLFTRRLQQDPLENFFAIVRQKHGCNETPNVYQFVAAVKHIWIGQLFKLSQGNCEVTTHAFLTNLESVSAVLSPSSTPSTSHSRQQGSGSSDLQASSQDAPDIVYENVVYHVAGTLVKSFLDQRTTECTCEGTLLAADGGSLHGRHQFFALLKENGVPEHLFQSIAATSEACLNYIKKLDSAFRKEISCCAHLSNVSRNLVERMPNQQAVFCSLGCKIKFLKLFCRTRLHWHLSFLNRSMTSKTKQSAPARKRRKLAS
- the LOC144133382 gene encoding uncharacterized protein LOC144133382 isoform X2 — its product is MTQRVCAASAAAGNAAAQWQQTTATGASIAKLRERLPTRRAHWTSVITVLSVMSHMYCCAKWCSTSGKSGEHLFRLPSDHRFSIWLKYANRLELLETPREKVYKTYRLCSKHFTRDCFTSDACTRLTHEAVPSVKVHEPRLRALVHPDFYEGGAAQGIESASPLQSTAAPVEVMLGHDYLPLPSTLGLGTIAGADSAVHDTDDPHSSRAPQLTDVQTTPPPPADEEVCLFI